The Chelonia mydas isolate rCheMyd1 chromosome 28, rCheMyd1.pri.v2, whole genome shotgun sequence region ACCGGCCCCAACTGAATTTCACCCTCGCTGTTTTCATTCACGTCGGCCTTCCGAAATGAGCCAGGAGGGGGGCTTGGGTTTTCCAAAGAGCGCTGGAGGGTCAGGCGTTCGGCCCAAGGTATTTCCTCGAGGGTGATTACCCCGAAACTACAGACAGGGGAACTGGCTGGGGCAGAACTGGTCTGGATTCGCACCCCACTCTCCCTGACACCTAGTTTTGGGGAAAGCCAGCAGTATCGCCTCTCCCCTCGGTGCCCCTCTCCACACTTACCTCACCTGGACGGCTCTtgctggggagaagagaagcGTATTCAAGTGTCCCGGGACCGGGCCACCCATGGCTTTGGCCCTTCCCGCAGGAAGAGGGGAGCGCAAGCTGTCTCCCAGGAGGGTAGGGTCCCACAGCCTTCCACCCGGGGCAGAGACGGATCCAAACTTCAGCTCAGGTTCTGACAAGGTCCCAGGCTGGAGGCTTATCTGAGTATTTTTGGTGGGAGGGCGGCCAGGGGACATGGCTTTGAGGCTGTTTCAGCGTGTGTCAGGGTGGCTCATCATGTCCAGGAGCTGAAGGCAGTAGATTCCTTAGACACGGTTCCCTGGGTTGGTTTGCGCTCTAAGCGTTTGATAACTGAAACACCCCTCCGATATGTAGGAGCGGGGTGCGGGGGAATACAGGCAGCCTCCTCTTCTACTCACTGAATCACTATGGAAACAATCCTGAAGTCTCTGCCGGTGTCTTTCTGGCTGCGGAGCCGTGTCCCGAAAGCCCACAGAGAGCGTCAAAGAAGGAATCGGTTGCTTTCCTTGccgaaaaaaaaaaacaacacccaaaACCCAAGGCACGAAACAGTCAATAACCAGGAACCGAGCAGGCTCTCGGGGAGTTCGCTTTCCCGTCACCCGATGTCAGGAGAGGAGAGTTAATCCACTTTCAATAGAAGGCCTGCTGCAAGCGTGCGTGGGTGATagtcccctccatcccccacgcTAACGCTGAGCACTTCAAGATCACTCTTCTGGCTGGTGCCCAAAGCCCCAGAAGGCTTCCTCAGGCAGGCACCTGACCGGCAGCTGGGGTCGGTCTGCCATGGCCACGAGGGAGGAGACCACCCGGCTTTCCTCGGGGGTCCCTTGCTGCTCTCCCATGCTGCGGCCGTGGCTCCACTGAGTGCAAAGGAATGGAAATAGAAAAGGTTACCAGCGTAATAGTTCCTAGCCCAGACGTCCTACGCCCGAGTCCTGTACCTTATCCATCACACCGGACTCTCCTTGGAGGGTAAACGGATAATGCCCGCTGAACTGCAACCCTCCTTGGGGCGGCACTCAGCTGCTGGTTCACTGCCCCTTTCCACACACCCAGAGCCTTactgtgcatcttctccaggacTTCCTATGATTACAAAGCCAGCCTTCTCCCAGGGGCCGCTGTACACGTTAGGGCCCAgtccacagaatcatagaaatgtaggactggaagagacctcaagaggtcatctaatccatccccctGCCATGCTGAGGCAGTAGGAAGACTGCCCTCCCGTTTACTTCTGCACCAGGACCCGATTTCCAGAGAAAATGTCCTCGTTCTATGAGTCAAGGTCTTAACAATTCCTTTAATCACCAAATATcagggagtagccgtgttagtctgtatccacaaaaacaacgaggagtccggtggccccTTAAAGAGTAATTGATTTAATCTGTTGTTTTAATCACCAACCGTTGCCTGGGATGTGAAAACCCAGCTAGGTTTGTTCTGCCTCTGACGTCATCAGGATGAAGATTTGCCAAGTGGGTCCGAGCAGACAGTTTGGTCGGAGATGTCAGAGGCAGAAAGGGATGCGGCTTGCTCTTTCCTAGCTGCACTGGCCCTGCAGATCTAAGGGGTGTCACCTTGAGAGCAGGTGAAGTCATCCACAGAGAAGAGAGAGGGCTGTGTTTATAAAACTGCTTGAGAGGAATACAAAGGGACATGATTACAGCTGGTtgattcaaaaaaaaattttttttgggctggaaaatgccagttcatcGGAATTTAAACTTTTTGCAGGCCAGGactaatttaaacaaatattcctGCTTTGAAAAAAACTGGGGGGGACAACATTTAAATTGTGAAAACCggctgttttgacattttaaaactgaaggtgtgaaattactttttattttgaaattgacgtgagtttgtcatttaaaaaatgttaaaaaaaaaaagtgaaaatcaaaatgaaaaatttcagaatGATTGAAAGGACAGATTTCGATTGAACCGATCCAaactgatccccccccccccccccccagatgttccgtttgcaaacattttgacttttcgtTCTGATTTGGGACAGGGAAAATTTACAAAATCTCAGAGATTCTCACAGGATGGGAAAATCATTTCCTACCCCGCGCGAGAGGTAATAAAGTTATATGAAATGATAAAAGAGAAGTAGGGTTGACCCTTCCATTCATTTatccataacacaagaacaagagggGTAATTCAATTCAACTGGAAGGCAGCAAATTAAAAACCGCTCAGAGGAAAAACTTGTCCACACAAGTCACAATTAGCCCATGTAACTCACTGCCACAATATCTCATTGAGGACAGGAGCGTATGTAAGACACAGAGGtaattgttttggtttatttggcactggtgaggcctcaggtggagtactctgtccagttttgagcataacactttaagaaaaacatggacaaattggagagaccccagaggagagccacaaaaatgatcaaagttttagaaaacctgacctaggaggaaaagTTCAAAGAACGGGGCACCTTTAGGCTGAGGGGGGACcagataacaatcttcaaatatgttataaAGAGggatagtgatcaattgttctctatatccacggaggacaggacaagaaggaTGTGGCCTAGTtttcagcaaaggagatttagattagatattcgGAAGCACTTTCTGACTCTAAGGACAGTTAAACAcaggaacgggttacctaggggggttgtggaatccccattccCTGGAGGttattaagaacaggttagacaaacaccagtcagcaaaatggtccaggtttacttcttcttgcctcagcacaggtcccttccagcccaacatttctatgattagcAGGATTCGGGAGGCTAAAGAGAACATCCAGAGTGAGACTAATCAGGATTTCCAACTCAGCAAGAGGTTTGGAAGGGATATGACACCTCCTGCCTTAAGGCATGAGTCAATCCCCAAGTAATTGGAGGTTAGGAATATGGTTCCCATGGGGTTTCTTGTTCCATCGTTGGAAACGGGTTATAGGACTGGCTGGACCATGAATGAGCCGCTTTCCCTATGTTCTGAGCCACCGTTTTCCATCGGAACAAAAACCGGAAAGTGCACCTCACACAGTGAACAAGAGAGGTTTAAAAAGAACCCCTAAGCCCATTCATTCACCCGTGTGTGTGATCCACACACCCCACtcacctgcctgctgctgctaACAAAAGACTCCTCTCCACAGAGCCAGGAAGGTCTTGGTTTTGTCAAATGGCTCAGCAGGTCCCTTCCGCTTTGCAATTCTTCTGCGAGAGAGACAGCGGCGCCTTCAAGCCCTTCAGAGTTGGCTGGGGATCCATATCCACCCCATTTCCACCGCTTCAACCTGCAAAGCACCATGCACACAGCACAGTGTTTGCAAACACTCGAATATGCCCCAGGAGTACCGAGAGGCCTGAACTGAGATTGGGGGCCCGGTACCGTAGatcctcagagttacgaaccgaCCACCCCAATGACCGTTTCATAGATTCCTACGCTGGGGGGGACCActgtataacccaggccagagacctgccccgaAATATTCCCGAGAGCAGACCTTTTAagaaaacacccaatcttgatttaaaaattgacagtggTGAAGAATCCACCCAAAGATGGGTAAATgattccaatgattaattacgctcactgttaaaaatgtctgccttatttccagtctgaatttgtctagcttctccttccagccattggaccgtGTTCGACCTTTCtcggctagattgaagagcccgcTATTAAATATTGGTTCCCCCCttgtaagtacttatagactgcaatcaagtcaccccgtAACTTTAATTACTCAGGTTGGAAGTTGGCTGGGACAACGAGATTAACACCTGACTTAAAACCGCCGggattatttaattattacaaAGATCCGGGAAGACAATTCCCCAAAGCagagcgccccctagcaccacactgGGGGATCATagtcagccctgcctgccaggggagagcgccccctgctgagccccccgccccctgcagcacagcgccccctagcagaTATTGCAGCGAGTGCACCACCATTACCTCCTGACGCATTATAGCGTCTCCAGGAATTAAAcattaacctttaattaaagattatgtgaTGTGATGAAtctccaaccaaaattggcaacccgaATTATAAGGGAAAACTGAAGCCCTCCCCCTCCAGATGCCAAACCTGGCCAAACCTGCATAGCTTGCAAGATTTAAAACCCACAGCAATCAATAGTTAGGAAGCAAAAAAGATAAAATGACAGCCTCGAAATCAACAGCAACAAACGCACCTTGCCAACGGCACGAAGGAGTGTTTGGGATTTCTGACAGAAAGAGATGCAGTCCTCCAAATCTTTCTGCCCCATCACTTCGGTCTcttagaccagcggttctcaaccagggggacgtgacataaaaagcactagcgaagtcaggacaaactaaaatttcacgcAGACAATGACTTGTATATACGGCTCCATagactacacactgaaatgtacatCCAATcgttatattccaattgattggTTTTATAATTGTCTGCTACAAATGATGAAGTCAGCCGTTTTTTCAGTCACAGTGTGGCTGGGACACTTgcatttttaggtctgattttgtaagcatgtcgttttgaagtgcagtgaaacttggggggggtaggcaagacaaatcagactcctgcaagggcTACAGGAGTCTGGAAACATTGAGAGGCACTTAGTCAGGGGGTTGTATTGGTTTAACGTAGTGAGAGATGCCAGGAGCTCAACCGATTTactttaagaaagagaaggtacaagggtgacttgatcacagtctatccTGGGGAACAGAAATTCGATGCTGCAAAGTGAAGCTAGACAAACCCAGACAAGGCCTGAGAGTTTTATCACTTTACTTGGGTATGTACACAGCCCTCCGTCTTAATGCCATTAATGGTTTCGCTGCATTGACTGACACTGTGCAATGCAGGAATAGAGAAACAACGCAAGTCCCACTCATTCCCCTCCCACAGACGCCCGACCGATCAATAAATTCAATTCCATACTGATCAATGCTGCTTTGCCTTTTCTTCAGATCCTCCAGGTGGTAACAGACCGACATCACGCTACCGTTCTCCAGTCTCTTTCGTTTCAGCCGGCTGCTTCTCCTCCGACACAGCTCCCGAGGAGAGGGGAGCGCCCGCGGGACAGCTAGCACTTGCCAGGAGCCTGCGTCTGTCTGAGCATCGGGCCTGTGGACGGCTGAGCTAGACCTCTAAGGGGTAAAgaaaacataggaattgctggactggatcagaccccagtATCCTcttttcagaggaaggtacaagaaccCCGCAATGAGCTAATTTGCCCCTACGTTAGGTTTCATACTGGTCTCTAACAGAGATTGGCTTGAACAATGAACTGCAAGGACTAATATCCCTCAGCATGAGCTATCATAACTCTGGATAGTCTCACTCGTATAAACGGCCAGCCCTCCTTTGAACCTTTCTGCCTCCTCTTCCTCGATAACTTCAAGTGGCAGGGTGTTCCACAGGCCAGCAATGCACTGTCTGGGAAATTATTTCTTTTGAGCCATTTTGAATCCACAGGGAaagtgtccctaggctctgtttgccagaagctggggatgggtgacaggggatggatcacttgatgattccctgttcggttcattccctctggggcacctggcattggccactgagagagacagagagagagaccctggtCTGAATCAACACCTGCCATTGGATCCTACACCTTAAAACCAGGAACCACCCAGAAACTGAAGCTATTAATAAACAATTTAAGTTGTGGGAGTGCCTAGAAGCCAGCCAGGCGGGAGCCTCCTTGTGCTAGGCCCGGTACAGACatatagtccctgcccccaagctaAGAGACATCATAGGTGGATGAGATGAAAAAGCAAGTCATGGTGGGAGGcaatgtaacacaaataatacaaCACATGCATTTTTTAGCCGATCGGGAGCAGTGTTTTCGGGCTGCCGTGTTCTGTTATGGAAGAggtgagttttgaggagggacttTTATTGGCACATGAAGGATCTGTCTGCCAGGGTATTCAACCAGTGCTCCATGAACAGCACCGGCTGGGTTTCCTGAATTGCTGGAAGGTCTGGTCAACACTGCAGACCTACACTTGTATCACTCTGTCGCTCAGGGGTATCCACACCAGAACCAAAACCAgcgagagacaaagcaggctgctccctaagtcAGAGGCACAACTCACTCCACCTCGGCCAGATGACGACACAGGACACAGATTGCATGCTGCCCTAAAGAGGCCCctggcctgcaagcaggaccaggcaACCCCTTAGGTGTCCATTTTTACACAGTTTTCAATCCACCACAGTCACCTGAAATcatcctgccccagctgagatcagcagaTGTGCTCTCAACTGTCTGCCAAGCCATAAGAAAGGACTGCTGCTGGTCAAGAGTTTCCTGGTACGGGCCCACTGTAGGACACAGGAATTTAACCCATCCTTGCCCCCAGGAATCAGGCCGCTCGTGTTCTTCTCTCTTTACCTTGGCCCCTGACTCCCAGCAAGGTTTTTCAAGCCTCTCCTACTAAGCATGCCGGTTGCAAATCGGCTCTTAGCACCAGCTACACCCTCAGTCTCACTCGTAATGAGCTAAAAATCAACTCCCCAAAGCCAAGAGCCTTCCTAATTAACAGCCCTCACAGTGCTAAGTGGGGAACAATAACAACACTTGGAGAGGCACTGGGTGCCCTACAAAGATAATTAATCAAAAGAGCTAGTCGGGAAGGGGGACAGGGCGGGGGAGAAACCCAGCttacatttttaatggtttttttaAGGGAGATTTACTTGTACACCTCCTCACTGCTTTGCAGGTGGGTGGTAGATTTAACCATCATCGGAAATGTCTCAAGGACTCGTAATCATCCAGATTGGTTTGGGGCTTGAAATCCCCGGGCCTGGAAGTCAGGCTAGTTCATCTgttgatcccttctggctttaaactcagTGAAGCTATGAAGCCAC contains the following coding sequences:
- the INCA1 gene encoding protein INCA1 is translated as MEEETCTPLVPFAKQSKMVSRYKPESNTMELPTHQQGPCYNTDEFWSGLSRRPSPHWMEEYREASPLLRSSSAVHRPDAQTDAGSWQVLAVPRALPSPRELCRRRSSRLKRKRLENGSVMSVCYHLEDLKKRQSSIDQLKRWKWGGYGSPANSEGLEGAAVSLAEELQSGRDLLSHLTKPRPSWLCGEESFVSSSRQWSHGRSMGEQQGTPEESRVVSSLVAMADRPQLPVRCLPEEAFWGFGHQPEE